One window from the genome of Nicotiana tomentosiformis chromosome 5, ASM39032v3, whole genome shotgun sequence encodes:
- the LOC104114789 gene encoding UDP-glycosyltransferase 86A1-like, protein MRVEEHPKLHAVMIPLPLQGHINPFTHLAMKLASKGFTITFVNTESTHQHITRAQSLKDEHDNPFSHAQKSGLDIRYAKISDGFPLSFERRAKADQFVEGLIHVFEAHVDDFIEKLILSKPDPPVSCIIADSFHVWASTIAKKYNLFNVSFWTEPATVLTIYYHMDLLKSKGHFGCHGKCEDTIRYIPGVQAIEPADLPSYCQDPDSSTVMPRFVFKCLEDAQKADFVICNTVQELESSAISVIQEKQPFYAIGPVFPASFTKRTISTGLLPESDYTDWLNSKQDGTVLYISFGSLANMSKRDILEIAQGILISKVSFIWVLRHNILGSGERNILPRRFEEETVGRGLVVPWCSQLAVLSHPAVGGFLTHCGWNSILESIWCKVPMVCVPILTDQFTNRKLVVNDWRIGVNLCTGRLIRREEVAENIGRIMSKSDDLRKNIERTKMVLHNALSDEGSSKKNLNQFIEEMKNKILQKK, encoded by the exons ATGAGGGTAGAAGAACACCCAAAGCTGCATGCAGTAATGATACCACTTCCTCTTCAAGGCCATATAAATCCATTCACCCATCTTGCAATGAAGCTTGCTTCAAAAGGTTTTACCATCACCTTTGTCAACACAGAATCAACTCACCAGCACATAACTAGAGCTCAGTCACTTAAAGATGAACACGACAACCCTTTCTCCCATGCACAGAAATCCGGTCTTGACATTCGTTATGCCAAAATTAGTGATGGTTTCCCACTAAGTTTTGAAAGGAGGGCCAAAGCAGACCAGTTTGTGGAAGGTCTTATTCATGTTTTCGAAGCTCATGTGGATGACTTCATTGAAAAACTAATCCTTTCGAAACCAGACCCGCCCGTTTCGTGTATAATAGCTGACAGTTTCCACGTATGGGCATCAACGATTGCCAAAAAATATAATCTTTTCAACGTTTCATTCTGGACTGAACCAGCAACAGTGCTTACTATCTACTATCACATGGACCTGCTCAAGAGTAAAGGCCATTTCGGATGTCATG GTAAGTGTGAAGACACAATTAGATACATACCAGGAGTTCAAGCCATTGAACCAGCAGATTTACCTTCATATTGTCAAGATCCTGATTCAAGCACCGTGATGCCCCGTTTTGTGTTCAAGTGTCTTGAAGATGCGCAGAAAGCAGATTTTGTCATCTGCAACACAGTGCAAGAGCTAGAGTCCTCAGCTATCTCAGTCATACAAGAGAAGCAGCCATTCTATGCAATTGGGCCGGTCTTCCCTGCAAGCTTTACCAAGAGAACAATTTCAACAGGCCTGCTGCCAGAGTCAGATTACACCGACTGGCTCAATAGCAAACAAGATGGTACAGTGTTATACATCTCATTTGGTAGTCTTGCTAATATGAGTAAACGGGATATTCTGGAAATAGCACAGGGCATTTTAATAAGTAAGGTGAGTTTCATATGGGTGCTACGTCACAATATCCTAGGTTCTGGTGAAAGAAACATTTTGCCTCGTAGATTTGAGGAAGAAACAGTAGGTAGAGGACTGGTTGTGCCGTGGTGCTCTCAACTAGCAGTACTATCACATCCAGCAGTTGGAGGGTTTTTGACTCATTGTGGTTGGAATTCAATCTTGGAAAGCATATGGTGTAAAGTTCCAATGGTGTGTGTTCCTATTTTAACAGATCAATTTACTAATAGGAAATTAGTGGTCAATGATTGGAGGATTGGTGTGAATCTTTGCACTGGAAGATTAATCAGGAGGGAGGAAGTAGCGGAGAATATTGGAAGGATAATGAGTAAATCAGATGATTTGAGGAAGAATATAGAGAGAACAAAGATGGTCCTTCACAATGCACTGTCTGATGAGGGATCTTCAAAGAAGAATCTCAACCAATTCATAGAAGAAATGAAGAACAAGATTCTTCAGAAAAAATGA